A genomic region of Metopolophium dirhodum isolate CAU chromosome 1, ASM1992520v1, whole genome shotgun sequence contains the following coding sequences:
- the LOC132935592 gene encoding uncharacterized protein LOC132935592, translating into MDFEFTMMNRTSIVVISGAISNSLNKCKVRKLEGRPLLLPLHERVREMKVHELLLAKKEIKRILKCKQVLQEACLTQLEKSVNSSLNNLKPDYIERYISNGDKLNVIVVWNGHSDRNILQRMGIDKYEILNITCYDEHLTKEFTVKLEKLRTKEIIFRYEIGSFEKNGRMLNLEETHSIMCSKKHRMTYAHDPKMDVRFTKCIFNMVLRKQGYTNLIKYFN; encoded by the coding sequence ATGGATTTTGAGTTCACCATGATGAATAGAACGAGTATAGTGGTAATATCCGGAGCCATTTCGAACAGCCTGAACAAGTGCAAAGTTCGAAAGCTAGAAGGGAGACCGCTACTTTTGCCACTTCATGAACGAGTAAGAGAAATGAAAGTTCATGAATTACTGTTGGCCAAAAAGGAGATCAAGCGGATTCTAAAATGTAAACAGGTACTACAGGAGGCATGTTTAACGCAACTTGAGAAAAGTGTGAATTCTAGtctgaataatttaaaaccagatTACATTGAAAGGTATATTTCGAATGGAGATAAGTTAAACGTAATAGTAGTGTGGAATGGGCATTCTGATAGAAACATTTTACAAAGGATGGGTAtagataaatatgaaattttgaatataaccTGTTATGATGAACACCTTACAAAAGAATTTACAGTTAAATTAGAGAAGCTAAGAacaaaagaaattatatttagatatgaaataggttcatttgaaaaaaatggtaGAATGTTAAATTTGGAGGAAACTCACAGTATAATGTGTTCGAAAAAACATAGAATGACTTACGCTCACGACCCGAAAATGGACGTGAGGTtcacaaaatgtatattcaatatGGTTTTGAGGAAACAAGGATAcacaaatttgataaaatattttaattaa
- the LOC132944180 gene encoding MATH and LRR domain-containing protein PFE0570w-like, whose product MNKESGNSDIESSSSDESIEQVKNKKLGKEVVRKNRIIKEEFLIDTTEIIEGIDNVTRKNYFRTLSQTEELGKVLTPQKSVKQKLSGRSGSRSDPGVKHVQLQQITRKKVANVKHKMDLDKAVSMIPICTGKKDVAEFINTCEIALNDIAEIDKQLLLKIITSKLAGNALEVTKYRTLDSWEAIKSILQGAFEHKISERALSIGLNTARMAEGESVAKFANRIEELYYKLCAASTVGLNKAEETVVKSQTKKQAMIIFMTGLPNHLYIVLKARSPKSLEECIQMALDEEIEYNSRMSIENLQNNAESQSFSKNENQGVNGNTKQQNNNGKINTFYRGNNGHMNQNGRNNNFNNRNGYNDGYNKFNKNVNRGGYSNFNNNNRNGYSNFDSNNRNGYSNRTGYSNSNNRGGYSNNYRQNYNENNNQRNNFGNQNRSNTGCYTCGKTNHIARECWQTNGRPGGNDRANTHNTSRDNGARNSGGGNSSRNNTGVQNLHCSYCNKIGHEISNCFTKQKNEKNNSKNSKGQVPVGVRLVQEIMESPQNDVFTSQLN is encoded by the coding sequence atgaataaagaaTCAGGAAATTCAGATATTGAGAGTAGTTCTTCGGATGAATCGATAgaacaagttaaaaataaaaaattaggaaaagaaGTAGTAAGGAAAAATAGGATAATAAAAGAGGAATTTTTAATAGACACTACAGAAATAATAGAAGGAATAGACAACGttactagaaaaaattattttaggacTTTAAGTCAAACAGAAGAGTTAGGTAAAGTACTTACCCCTCAGAaaagtgtaaaacaaaaattgtcgGGTAGATCAGGTTCTAGATCTGATCCCGGTGTAAAACACGTTCAATTACAGCAAATAACTAGGAAAAAAGTAGCGAACGTAAAACATAAGATGGATTTAGATAAAGCAGTTTCTATGATTCCGATTTGCACGGGTAAAAAGGACGTAgcagaatttataaatacatgtgAGATAGCACTCAACGATATTGCAGAGATAGATAAACaactattgttaaaaattataacttctaAGTTAGCGGGAAATGCTTTAGAGGTAACCAAGTATCGTACGTTAGATTCTTGGGAagcaataaaatcaattttacaagGGGCATTTGAGCATAAAATTTCGGAAAGGGCTTTATCAATAGGTTTAAATACGGCACGTATGGCAGAAGGTGAAAGTGTAGCGAAATTCGCGAATAGAATCGaagaattatattacaaattatgtgcAGCTAGTACCGTAGGGTTGAACAAAGCTGAGGAAACTGTAGTGAAAAGCCAAACGAAAAAACAggctatgattatatttatgacGGGTTTACCAAATCACTTATATATAGTACTGAAAGCAAGAAGTCCTAAGTCTTTAGAGGAGTGTATACAAATGGCTCTTGACGAAGAAATCGAATATAATTCTAGGATGAGTATAGAAAATTTACAGAATAATGCGGAAAGTCAAAGTTTTAGTAAAAACGAAAATCAGGGTGTAAATGGGAATACAAAACAAcagaataataatggtaaaattaatacattttaccgcGGTAATAATGGTCATATGAATCAAAAcggtagaaataataattttaataatcgaaATGGTTATAATGACggatataataaattcaataaaaatgttaatcgcGGAGGatacagtaattttaataataataatcgtaacggATACAGTaattttgatagtaataatCGTAACGGATACAGTAATCGTACAGGATACAGTAATTCCAATAATCGCGGCGGATATAGTAACAATTATAGACaaaattataacgaaaataataatcagcGAAATAATTTTGGTAATCAGAATAGAAGTAACACTGGATGTTACACGTGTGGGAAAACAAACCATATCGCAAGAGAGTGCTGGCAAACGAACGGTCGACCAGGCGGAAACGACCGAGCAAATACACATAACACCAGTCGTGATAATGGTGCGCGTAATTCTGGAGGTGGTAATAGTAGTAGAAACAATACGGGTGTTCAGAATTTGCATTGtagttattgtaataaaataggaCATGAAATTTCGAATTGTTTTACAAAACAGAAAAACgagaaaaataattcaaaaaattccaAAGGGCAAGTTCCAGTGGGCGTCAGGCTTGTCCAAGAGATAATGGAATCGCCACAAAACGATGTTTTCACATCACaactaaattaa